In the genome of Flexistipes sinusarabici DSM 4947, one region contains:
- the rbfA gene encoding 30S ribosome-binding factor RbfA — protein MQKGGYRDRRVAELLRQEISKLAEFSIKDPRVSGAVIVKVNVTKDLSLARVYVRSMFEDNLDEVLEGLKSSTGFIISQLNKKIRIRKIPDLEFIKDDTIEVASRIEELIEEIHKSDERNN, from the coding sequence ATGCAGAAAGGCGGATACAGAGACAGGAGAGTGGCCGAGCTTCTCAGACAGGAGATTTCGAAGCTGGCGGAATTTTCTATAAAAGATCCGCGTGTGAGCGGGGCGGTTATTGTTAAGGTTAATGTCACAAAGGATTTGAGTCTTGCCAGAGTATATGTGCGCAGTATGTTTGAGGATAACCTGGATGAGGTTTTGGAAGGATTGAAAAGCTCTACAGGTTTTATTATAAGTCAGTTGAATAAAAAGATAAGAATACGCAAGATACCGGATCTGGAATTTATTAAAGATGACACCATTGAAGTGGCAAGCAGAATAGAAGAGCTTATTGAGGAAATTCACAAATCAGATGAACGGAATAATTAA
- a CDS encoding DUF503 domain-containing protein — MTIGSVVFELDIDSAFSLKEKRRVLNSLKTRLKNKFNVAVAEVGEKDVWNRADLAIVTLADDRSFLDSQLQEIINFVDMFHEVVIMHINQEIF, encoded by the coding sequence ATGACGATAGGCTCTGTTGTCTTTGAGCTTGATATTGACAGCGCTTTTTCCCTTAAAGAAAAAAGAAGGGTTTTAAACAGCTTGAAAACCCGTCTTAAAAATAAATTTAATGTAGCGGTTGCTGAAGTGGGAGAAAAGGATGTCTGGAACAGGGCCGATCTGGCAATTGTTACCCTTGCTGACGACAGATCCTTTCTGGATTCACAACTTCAGGAAATTATCAATTTTGTGGATATGTTTCACGAGGTTGTAATTATGCATATAAATCAGGAGATTTTTTGA
- the infB gene encoding translation initiation factor IF-2, giving the protein MDKYKLAEVVKKSDLTLKEAIEKLKESGVDINDESDEIDINSVKTLGVDPKLLSVDKRQQMLKKALERHKRHPRPKEVVVKENGEPQKKTKISKEELLKKKKELEKNLKKVDEERSQVQKTQKTKVEKTEPKKAADKKSAEESSKKAATEKVAKTDEDKKKVSPASKSAGERGKQQEQSAKIKKEEITKEVQTPDAGLAPDFYSEENIAKRKKKEEDDLFAEKEKEGKKAKGKKGVKKDKNIQRDIWEGIEELELEEEIEEELESEETEAPQTAEQEPVKEEVQAEEKEKEEKKVKKEEAKPKDKKKGKPQPQKKGKEKKAEQPKPQKPVKPEKIQIGESVTVSEFAGMIGIKATELIKKLMMMGVMATVNQHIDAETAQLLGAEYDIEVETKTVKEDDLLPQVEDDPEKMQHRPPIVTVMGHVDHGKTSLLDAIRETKVADAEAGGITQHIGAYEVDHEKGKVVFLDTPGHEAFSGLRARGANVTDIVILIVAADDGVMPQTKEAIDHAKAAGVRMVVAINKVDKPNANVEKVKTQLAEYNIIPEEWGGEYQFEEISAKNHVGIDDLLDRVLLESEMLELKADPDRPAEGIVIESQLDKQKGPVGTVLVKKGTLRVGDAFVVGDNQGKVRAMFNYAGKPIKKAGPSIPVEVMGFSEVPESGDSFIVTKDEKTAKQVASMRHDKKKEKELAERSKVSLNDLFDRIKEGEISELNIVIKADVQGSLEALKNSLLKLSNPEVKLNIIHGGVGGINESDILLASASNAIVIGFNVRPDSKAKTTAEKEDVEINLYSVIYEAIESVEKAIEGMLTPETKENVIGRVEVRQVFSVPKAGKIAGSYVLEGKVVRNAHARVVRDNVVVYDGAIDSLKRFQNDAKEVTSGYECGIGIAKFNDIKEGDILEIYEFKEEKRTIEDVQKEHQKEKADNE; this is encoded by the coding sequence ATGGATAAGTATAAATTAGCAGAGGTAGTAAAAAAATCAGATTTGACATTAAAAGAGGCTATTGAGAAGCTCAAGGAGTCAGGTGTTGATATTAATGATGAATCTGATGAAATAGATATAAATTCAGTTAAAACTCTTGGTGTAGACCCTAAACTGCTGAGTGTTGATAAAAGGCAGCAGATGCTTAAAAAGGCTCTGGAAAGACATAAGAGACACCCAAGACCTAAAGAAGTTGTTGTTAAAGAAAACGGAGAACCTCAAAAAAAGACCAAGATCTCCAAAGAGGAGTTACTGAAAAAGAAAAAAGAACTGGAAAAGAACCTGAAAAAGGTTGACGAGGAACGATCTCAGGTACAAAAAACGCAAAAAACCAAGGTGGAAAAAACCGAACCTAAAAAAGCTGCTGATAAGAAATCTGCTGAGGAGAGTAGTAAAAAAGCAGCCACGGAAAAGGTTGCAAAAACGGATGAGGATAAAAAGAAAGTATCGCCTGCATCTAAAAGTGCTGGTGAGAGAGGTAAGCAGCAGGAGCAGTCAGCAAAGATCAAAAAAGAGGAAATCACTAAAGAAGTGCAAACACCTGATGCAGGCCTGGCACCTGATTTTTACAGCGAAGAAAATATAGCAAAGCGCAAGAAAAAGGAAGAGGATGACCTCTTTGCTGAAAAAGAGAAGGAAGGCAAAAAAGCAAAAGGCAAGAAGGGCGTTAAAAAGGATAAAAATATTCAGAGAGATATCTGGGAAGGTATAGAAGAGCTTGAGCTAGAAGAAGAGATTGAGGAAGAACTGGAGTCCGAAGAAACGGAGGCTCCACAAACTGCAGAACAGGAGCCAGTAAAAGAAGAGGTTCAAGCTGAAGAGAAAGAGAAAGAAGAGAAAAAAGTAAAAAAAGAAGAAGCAAAACCAAAAGATAAGAAGAAAGGCAAACCTCAGCCCCAAAAGAAAGGTAAAGAGAAAAAGGCTGAACAGCCAAAACCCCAGAAACCCGTCAAACCGGAAAAAATTCAGATTGGAGAATCTGTGACAGTGAGTGAATTTGCCGGCATGATCGGTATTAAAGCTACAGAACTTATTAAAAAGCTTATGATGATGGGTGTTATGGCAACAGTTAATCAGCATATTGACGCGGAAACTGCCCAGCTTCTGGGAGCTGAATATGATATTGAAGTGGAAACAAAAACGGTTAAAGAAGATGATCTTCTGCCTCAGGTGGAGGATGATCCTGAAAAGATGCAGCATAGACCGCCCATTGTTACAGTTATGGGGCATGTTGACCACGGTAAAACATCGCTTTTGGATGCGATCAGGGAAACTAAAGTTGCTGATGCTGAAGCAGGCGGAATTACTCAGCATATAGGCGCGTATGAAGTAGACCACGAAAAGGGAAAGGTGGTTTTTCTGGATACCCCCGGCCACGAAGCATTTTCCGGCCTTCGGGCAAGGGGTGCTAATGTCACCGATATCGTTATTCTTATAGTTGCAGCTGACGATGGTGTGATGCCCCAGACGAAAGAGGCCATTGATCATGCCAAAGCTGCTGGAGTCAGAATGGTTGTGGCTATCAATAAGGTTGATAAACCAAATGCTAATGTTGAGAAGGTTAAAACCCAACTTGCCGAATATAATATTATCCCTGAAGAATGGGGTGGTGAATATCAGTTTGAAGAAATTTCGGCCAAAAATCATGTGGGTATAGATGACCTGCTTGACCGCGTACTTCTTGAGTCTGAAATGCTGGAGCTTAAGGCAGATCCCGATCGTCCGGCAGAAGGGATTGTTATAGAGTCTCAGCTTGATAAGCAGAAAGGACCTGTAGGCACAGTACTTGTGAAAAAAGGTACCTTGAGAGTTGGGGATGCTTTTGTTGTTGGTGATAATCAGGGTAAAGTGAGAGCTATGTTCAATTACGCCGGAAAACCCATCAAGAAAGCCGGCCCGTCAATTCCTGTTGAAGTTATGGGATTCAGTGAAGTGCCTGAATCCGGGGATTCTTTTATAGTGACCAAGGATGAAAAGACAGCCAAACAGGTTGCTTCCATGAGACACGATAAGAAAAAAGAGAAAGAGCTTGCCGAAAGATCTAAAGTAAGCCTCAATGATCTTTTTGACCGTATAAAAGAAGGAGAAATCTCCGAGCTTAATATTGTTATAAAAGCCGATGTTCAGGGCTCTCTTGAAGCACTCAAGAATTCTCTGCTCAAGCTTTCCAATCCGGAAGTAAAATTAAACATCATTCACGGTGGTGTGGGCGGAATTAACGAGTCCGATATCCTGCTCGCTTCTGCTTCCAATGCGATAGTGATCGGTTTTAATGTCAGACCTGATTCCAAAGCTAAAACCACCGCTGAAAAAGAGGATGTTGAAATAAATCTTTATTCCGTGATTTATGAAGCCATCGAAAGTGTTGAAAAAGCCATAGAGGGTATGCTTACACCCGAGACAAAGGAAAATGTAATCGGCAGAGTAGAGGTGAGACAGGTTTTCTCGGTGCCCAAAGCCGGTAAGATTGCAGGCTCTTATGTCCTCGAAGGCAAAGTTGTAAGAAATGCTCATGCCCGTGTTGTCAGAGATAATGTGGTTGTTTATGACGGTGCTATAGATTCTCTGAAACGGTTTCAGAATGATGCCAAGGAAGTTACTTCAGGTTATGAATGTGGTATCGGCATAGCTAAATTCAATGACATAAAAGAGGGAGATATCCTGGAAATATATGAATTTAAAGAAGAAAAGCGTACTATTGAAGATGTGCAAAAAGAGCATCAGAAAGAAAAGGCGGATAATGAATGA
- a CDS encoding YlxR family protein, whose product MKENRCAACGLIKLNRELMKFVSLPTGEFALDFKQTMPLKGVYVCAEKKCIKEAADKRLFNKAFGFDVDTGASDAVLKHVEDVYERYVYSLLRNGRGGGKVVSSAMLKDVNVISRAKYSLISGDVGDDNKSKILHLCGKYNIEYCFFKTKNDYYKNVEGKYRAAYFVLENSLAGKIKNTVDTLRQINNGSA is encoded by the coding sequence TTGAAAGAAAACAGATGCGCTGCATGTGGATTAATAAAATTAAACAGAGAACTGATGAAGTTTGTATCATTGCCCACAGGTGAGTTTGCATTGGATTTTAAACAGACTATGCCTTTAAAAGGGGTTTATGTCTGTGCTGAGAAAAAATGTATAAAAGAAGCAGCGGACAAAAGGTTGTTTAATAAGGCTTTTGGCTTCGATGTTGATACGGGTGCTTCTGATGCAGTTTTGAAGCATGTTGAAGATGTTTATGAAAGGTATGTTTATTCGCTTTTGAGAAACGGAAGAGGCGGCGGAAAAGTGGTGAGCAGTGCGATGTTGAAAGATGTAAATGTCATATCACGTGCCAAATATTCCCTTATAAGCGGGGATGTGGGAGACGATAATAAATCAAAGATTTTGCACTTGTGCGGCAAATATAATATAGAATATTGTTTTTTTAAAACAAAAAATGATTATTATAAAAATGTTGAAGGTAAGTACAGGGCAGCTTATTTTGTTCTGGAAAATTCACTTGCGGGAAAAATAAAAAATACTGTCGACACATTAAGACAGATAAATAACGGGTCAGCTTAA
- the nusA gene encoding transcription termination factor NusA — translation MSRELAKVADELGREKGLSRDDLKNALTESIVAAAAKRIGKYGEPEVSVDLDKGEIEIYIPKEVVEEVDSKWHDIHIDDAVKYKDNPQLGDIIYIPVTLEDLGRQAALVAKQKLMEKIREAEKNIIYQDFQNKIGDVVTGTVLKTERDNIVVNIGKTEALLPKREKIPGDFYNRGDYIRAVLLEIRVHRGWPQLVLSRTHPDFLKKLFEVEIPEVFEGIIEVKGCAREPGDRAKVSVYTLNSNIDPVGACIGLKGVRINSISNELRGEKIDVIEWSPDPVRYVCNAISPSQVLLTNIFEDEETIEVVVPDDQLSLAIGKRGQNVRLAAMLTGWRLDVLKESEYNVIRKVRMEEQEQEFKEFYELYNLENIDILDDTMITKLIEAGIDDVEKLSTSSVDEISLALSIDEAQAIEILNEAIDYLTSKLEELDSEEESETGEDAGVEVETEEEEE, via the coding sequence ATGAGCAGAGAACTTGCCAAGGTGGCTGATGAGCTTGGTAGAGAGAAGGGTTTAAGCCGGGATGATCTGAAAAATGCACTTACCGAATCTATTGTAGCAGCTGCCGCTAAACGGATAGGCAAATACGGCGAACCGGAAGTTAGCGTGGATCTGGACAAGGGCGAAATAGAGATATATATTCCGAAAGAGGTTGTGGAAGAGGTTGACAGCAAATGGCACGATATACATATAGACGATGCTGTGAAATATAAGGATAATCCTCAGCTCGGAGATATCATATATATCCCGGTAACATTGGAGGATTTGGGAAGACAAGCTGCTCTTGTCGCAAAGCAGAAGCTTATGGAAAAAATCAGGGAAGCAGAGAAAAATATAATTTACCAGGATTTTCAGAATAAGATCGGTGATGTTGTAACGGGAACCGTTCTTAAAACGGAAAGGGATAATATTGTAGTCAATATAGGCAAAACGGAAGCACTTTTACCCAAACGGGAAAAAATACCGGGCGATTTTTACAACAGAGGCGACTATATTAGAGCTGTACTCCTTGAAATCAGGGTCCACAGAGGGTGGCCGCAGCTGGTATTGTCCAGAACGCATCCGGATTTTCTTAAGAAGCTGTTCGAAGTTGAAATTCCTGAGGTTTTCGAAGGTATAATTGAAGTTAAAGGGTGCGCCAGAGAGCCCGGTGACAGGGCAAAGGTTTCTGTGTATACGCTGAACAGCAATATTGATCCTGTTGGGGCATGCATAGGTCTTAAAGGTGTCAGGATTAATTCCATAAGTAATGAGCTCAGAGGCGAAAAAATAGATGTTATAGAATGGTCGCCAGACCCTGTAAGGTATGTATGTAATGCAATTTCCCCTTCACAGGTTTTGCTTACCAATATTTTCGAGGATGAGGAAACTATTGAGGTTGTTGTACCGGATGATCAGCTTTCGCTGGCTATCGGCAAGAGAGGGCAGAATGTGCGCCTTGCCGCTATGCTTACCGGCTGGAGGCTGGATGTACTTAAAGAAAGTGAATATAATGTTATCCGAAAAGTGCGTATGGAGGAGCAGGAGCAGGAATTTAAAGAATTTTATGAGCTGTATAATCTTGAGAATATAGATATCCTGGACGATACGATGATTACAAAACTTATTGAAGCCGGGATTGATGATGTGGAGAAACTTTCTACTTCGAGTGTTGACGAAATAAGCTTAGCTCTCAGCATTGATGAGGCCCAGGCCATTGAAATCCTTAATGAAGCGATAGATTATCTTACTTCGAAACTTGAAGAGCTGGACTCTGAAGAGGAGTCGGAAACGGGTGAAGATGCAGGGGTGGAAGTAGAAACAGAGGAAGAGGAAGAGTAA